A stretch of DNA from Bacteroides sp.:
CATCAGTAAGGACAGGAATAGCTTTCTCATCGTTGTTTTGGGTTTTGGTTAACAGTTACAAAGATAAGGGATTTGAAGGGTTGTCGGGGTTCAGGTTCAAGGTTTAAGGTTTAAAGTTTAAGGTTTCGGGTTTCGGGTTTCGGGTTTCAGGTTTCGAGTTTCAGGTTATAGGTTCAAGGTTTCTGGTTTCTGGTTTCTGGGCTTCGCCTGTCCGCCTCCCGGCGGATCCGCTAGCCAACGGGCTGTCATTGTGAAATTTTATCATTTTTTGAAGCCGCGTAGCGGCGGCCGTATGGTTGAAAATAAAAAATCCGCGCCGATCCGCGCTGAACGGAGTTCATCCGTAGCATCCGCGTTCCATTAAACCCATTCCACAAATCCACGCAAATAGAAAAACACAAATGGCCACAAATATTTGTGTCAATGGTCTTTTCATTTGTGTCCATTTGTGGAGAAAAATCGTGCACTGCAATCCAAAAAACCTCCCCCCAACCCTCTCGCCTGAGGCGAGACAAGCTATCCAAAGGGGGAGTCACGGGCTGCAATTCCTTAACCACAACCTGTGCAACAAAAAAAGGCCGCCCCAAAACGTGGGACAGCCTTTTCTTTTCATGTGTTGTTAATTATATCGTCTCGGTTTCCACTACTTTGGCCAGGATGTCGGCGTAGGGAATGATGAGGTAATCCTTGTCTTCAAACTTCAGTTCGGTGCCGCTGTATTGCTTGAAGATGACCACGTCGCCGGGTTTGATCTCGGCGTTTTCGATGGCGGCCATGCTGACCACGGGGGCCATGCGGGGCTTCTCTTTGGCGGTATCGGGGATGATGATGCCGGCGGCGGTGCGTTGTTCTTCTTTCTTGTCCGAAAAGTCAAGAATGACTTGTTGATTTACGGCTTGCAGTTCTTTCATGGTAATGTTCTTTTACTATTGATGATATCGTTTTTACGGGGAATCCCCTTTGGATATTAAATTTCGAGCAATTGTTTCAGGCGGTTCTGGTCGAAACCCACCACCCACTGCCCGTTGATGTCGGTCTGTGGCACGCCTTGCTGGCCGGTGCGGTTCACCAGGGTTCGGGCGGCCTGTTCATCGCGCGAAACATCAACATCGGTAAAGGGGATATTGTTTTTGCGCAGCCAGCCTTTCAGGGTGTTGCACCACGAGCAGGTCGGGGTTGAATAGACGGTGACCCTTTTGTGGGCTTTGCCTTCGGCGCGGGCTTTGGCCTGGTAGATGGCATTCTGTGCGATGGCCTTGTAATAGCTGCTGTCCTGGCAGCCCTTGATGACGCTGCTCAGCCTGCCATGATCGAACACCAGCAGGGAGGGCACACTGGTGATGGCGTATTCCCCGTGGATGTCGCGCACCTTTGCCACATCGGCGGTAAAGACCGGGGCGTCAGGCTGCTCGGCAAGGGCCTGCTGAAGGTTCTGAAAGGCACAGAGGCTCTGCTGCCCATCGGATTTGAAAAGCAGCAGGAAGGCCTTCTCGGTGGCTTTCGCCTTTTCAAGAAATTCGTTGTGTGAATGAACCTGTTCCATTGTTATGCTTACAAATTTTGATGCTGTTCTTAAGTTATACCAGTTCAGGCTGGCGCTTGCGGGTTTTCTGCTCGTGCAGGAAGCCGGAAGCTGCCAGGGCGGCAATGGTGCCATCGCCCACGGCCGTGGTGACCTGGCGGTAGCGCTTGACGATGCTGTCGCCGGCGGCATACACGCCCTCAAGGCTGGTCGACATATCGGGCTTAACAATAATTTCGCCCCATTGGTTCAAATCAAGCACCCCTTGCAGGAACTCTGTATTGGGCACATAACCAATGAAGATGAACACCCCGTCGGTGGCGAACTTGCTGATCTCACCCGAGTTGAGGTTTTTGATGTCGACGCTTTCGAGTTTTTCTTCGCCATTGAAAGCCACGATGGCCGACTGCATCATGAAGCTGATTTTCGGGTTGCTGCGGGCTTCCTCTACGGCGTGCTCAAAGGCCTGGAAGTGGTCGAACTGGTGAACGACGGTCACTTTGGAGGCATATTTGGTCAGGGATACGGCCTCTTCGAGGGCCGAGTTTCCTCCGCCTACGACTACAATCTCCTTATCGGTAAAGAAGTCGCCATCGCAGGTGGCACAGTAGGAGATGCCGCGTCCCTTGAAGCGGCCCTCGCCCTTAACGCCCAACGTACGTGAACGGCCGCCGGGGGTGAGGATCACTGCATGGGCCGTGAACACCATTCCGCCTGACAGGGTCACCTGCTTCAGCTCGCCTTCGAGCTGCATGCTTTCAATGACAATGTTTGATTTGATATCGCACCCGAAGCCCTTGGCTTGTTTCCGCATGATACTTGCCAGCTGGTAGCCGCTCATGCTTTCCACGCCGGGGTAATTGGCGATCTCGTGGGTAAGCACCATTTGTCCGCCCACGGTGCCGCTGTCGAGCAGGAGGGTCTTCAGGCGGGCACGCGACAGGTAGATCCCTGCCGTTAGTCCGGCAGGGCCTGCACCTATCACGATGGCATCATAATGCTTTACTCCATCCATGGTATTATGCATTTACGGGCTGAGCAAAATGTTCGTCAATAATGGCAGTGATCTGCTGACGGCTCTGGATGCTCGAAGTGGCTTTTACCACCTTGCCGTTTTTGTAATAAATGGTAAAGGGGATACCCATAAAACCGCGTACTTCGGGGAGGTTGCGGATCACATGAGCCTCGGGATGGTCAAATTCCATATCATAGAATTTCACGTGGGGATATTCTTCCTCGAGTTCTTCGGCAATGCCATAAACGGGGATACACATGGGTCCCATGCGGCCACAGATGACCATGACATTTTCGTTTTCGTTAATGATTTTGGCATGCTCGGCTGCCGACTCGATGTGCTTCAGATTGGTGTACAACATGGTTTTAAATTTTTTGAGGATTATTGTTTTTTGTTTATTGCGTTTGAAAATTGAACACTGCAAAATTACCATCCCCTTCTTAGATGGCGAAGAAAACGGGCATGGCATTTACCACCCCCCGGGTTGAGATAGGTCAGGAAATTTGTTGATGTAAACCCGGCGGGGTCAGGAGGCCCCGCTGAGCGGAAATTGCATTTCCGCTCTGAACATTGCAGAATTTGCAATTCTGCAGATTTTGATAGCTCTGCCAGGCCATGCCTGGTAATGGCAAGACGATGTTCTTTATTTAATAAGAGGGTTGGACCATTACAAATGATCCTTTATTCCGAGCGGCATTGCAAATGCCGCTCAGCCGGGAGGGAGGAGGGT
This window harbors:
- a CDS encoding FAD-dependent oxidoreductase, translating into MDGVKHYDAIVIGAGPAGLTAGIYLSRARLKTLLLDSGTVGGQMVLTHEIANYPGVESMSGYQLASIMRKQAKGFGCDIKSNIVIESMQLEGELKQVTLSGGMVFTAHAVILTPGGRSRTLGVKGEGRFKGRGISYCATCDGDFFTDKEIVVVGGGNSALEEAVSLTKYASKVTVVHQFDHFQAFEHAVEEARSNPKISFMMQSAIVAFNGEEKLESVDIKNLNSGEISKFATDGVFIFIGYVPNTEFLQGVLDLNQWGEIIVKPDMSTSLEGVYAAGDSIVKRYRQVTTAVGDGTIAALAASGFLHEQKTRKRQPELV
- a CDS encoding glutaredoxin domain-containing protein encodes the protein MEQVHSHNEFLEKAKATEKAFLLLFKSDGQQSLCAFQNLQQALAEQPDAPVFTADVAKVRDIHGEYAITSVPSLLVFDHGRLSSVIKGCQDSSYYKAIAQNAIYQAKARAEGKAHKRVTVYSTPTCSWCNTLKGWLRKNNIPFTDVDVSRDEQAARTLVNRTGQQGVPQTDINGQWVVGFDQNRLKQLLEI
- a CDS encoding co-chaperone GroES translates to MKELQAVNQQVILDFSDKKEEQRTAAGIIIPDTAKEKPRMAPVVSMAAIENAEIKPGDVVIFKQYSGTELKFEDKDYLIIPYADILAKVVETETI
- a CDS encoding thioredoxin family protein — its product is MLYTNLKHIESAAEHAKIINENENVMVICGRMGPMCIPVYGIAEELEEEYPHVKFYDMEFDHPEAHVIRNLPEVRGFMGIPFTIYYKNGKVVKATSSIQSRQQITAIIDEHFAQPVNA